The genomic window AAGGTGCGCTGGTACCTGCCTTGAGCCACATCCGGCTCGCGACGGGTTAGACGGTCGGCCGTTCGCCTGTCCGGGCTGGTACCATGGTAGAGTGCCCATGGTAGAATGGAACCAGGATGAGCCTGAACATCAAGAACGAGGAGGCCCGGCGCCTGGCCCGGGAGTTAGCCGGACTCACGGGCGAGAGCATGGCCGTCGCGGTCACCGAGGCCGTCCGGGAGCGCCTGGATCGCGTCAGGCGGCAGAAAGGTGCTTCGCGGTTGTCCGATCGCCTGCTTGCCATCGGGAGGGAGTGCTCGGCTCGCCTGACCGAGCCATTCCGCTCGGCCGATCATGGCGATCTGCTATTCGACGAGAAAGGTCTGCCGAAATGATCGTCGACACGTCGGCCCTCATCGCCATCTTGCGCTGCGAGGACCAGGCGGAGGTCTTCGCGGCGGCGATCGAGAATGCCGGGCAAAGGCGCATTTCGGCAGCCAGCTATCTGGAGAGCGCCATCGTGATCGACGGGAGTCGCGATCCGGTCGCGAGCCGTTTGTTCGACCGATTCGTGCGGGAGGCGGCGCTCGAGGTCGCGCCGGTCACGGAGTCCCAGGCCAGGGTCGCCAGGGATGCCTACCGTGACTTCGGCAAGGGCAGCGGGCACCCGGCGCAGCTCAACTTCGGGGATTGCTTCGCCTATGCCCTCGCCAAAGATACCGGCGAGACGCTTCTCTACAAGGGGGACGACTTTCGCCACACGGACGTCATTCCCGCGATCGCCTGATAGCGCGGCTC from Candidatus Tanganyikabacteria bacterium includes these protein-coding regions:
- a CDS encoding type II toxin-antitoxin system VapB family antitoxin; its protein translation is MSLNIKNEEARRLARELAGLTGESMAVAVTEAVRERLDRVRRQKGASRLSDRLLAIGRECSARLTEPFRSADHGDLLFDEKGLPK
- a CDS encoding type II toxin-antitoxin system VapC family toxin codes for the protein MIVDTSALIAILRCEDQAEVFAAAIENAGQRRISAASYLESAIVIDGSRDPVASRLFDRFVREAALEVAPVTESQARVARDAYRDFGKGSGHPAQLNFGDCFAYALAKDTGETLLYKGDDFRHTDVIPAIA